A part of Sulfurimonas sp. HSL-1716 genomic DNA contains:
- a CDS encoding cold-shock protein produces MAELLHGTVKWFNEEKGYGFIQQNNGGNDLFVHFRQVNRTGPGRVSLAEGQAVTFEVGEGQKGPQAENVTPM; encoded by the coding sequence ATGGCAGAATTGCTACATGGAACCGTTAAATGGTTCAACGAAGAAAAAGGTTATGGATTTATCCAACAAAATAACGGCGGTAATGATCTATTTGTTCACTTTCGTCAAGTAAACAGAACAGGTCCCGGTCGTGTTTCTCTAGCTGAAGGTCAAGCAGTGACATTCGAGGTTGGTGAAGGGCAAAAAGGTCCTCAAGCGGAAAACGTTACGCCGATGTAA